The following DNA comes from Erigeron canadensis isolate Cc75 chromosome 3, C_canadensis_v1, whole genome shotgun sequence.
GGCAAGGTTAGTCACTCTTGCTGACACCCTGCAATATAGTAATGAGTCATTAGGTAACCCTAGAAAATTTCTTAAAAGTTCTAACTACTGGAACATAGTGCTAATGTTTGACTTATAGAATAAATATTGCTGAAGTGAATCAAGTTGATATGTTAGATTGCCAATCTACTTTCAAAGTCAAAATATGATGATAAGTTAAGTTAATACTCGTAGTTTGTAGTATCATGTAATCATAGGCCGGACACACTTCACCTATCGGTTGTTTGAGGTGTTTCTAGAGGAAATTGAGCATCTATTTTTTCTGCATATCAAATTATCATCAAAATTATCACTATTACCACAAATGCCCAAATATACACATACgtcacaaattttaaaaaatctctGGAAAATTTAACAGTAATAACCTAAACATAAGCAAGACCTATTAAATTTTGAATTCAATGGACTCGGTCTTGAAAATATTGCTTGGGGTCCTTCATTCTCTAACCTAAATATATTATCACAAATCAAAACAGTTAGttgatttcaaattaaaaataaaattttttgacaAATTAAATGGGATATTTTTTCCTTACTATCAATTGCCGCCAAAATTCAAAATCCAGAATTACTCATCCTATTCTATATAGGAAAGGCTGAACTTTGAGAAATTTTGGAAGATTGTAGCGTATTTCCAACCACCTTTGGTACATTTGGAATGAAGGTTCTTCAACTGATGTTACACTTGCCACATAATAATCCTAGTTCATGAGCAAAGTaagacaacaaaataaaaaaatgaatagcAACTCATATTAGAAAAAAAGTCTAACAATCTTAAATTTCCAAGTAAAAAGGCCACTATAAGTTTTCCTTGTAGTGTATATCCAATATAAAAATCATGTTATAATGTTCAAATCATTCGGCCCGTTGGGTTATTTATATTGAATCAAAAAATTATTAGGTCAAAGAGGACGAAATTAATGCAAAGTGCGTTGTTAGCATATCAGTATCGTAATTACATAGGATTGAAGATTgaaatttttaagtgtttcaagcCAAGCCGACCCTCCCCATTCTGACTCTTCACCAAACCACCAGACCCTAAAAATATCATCACCTCTACATAGTAAATAAGAAGCATAATGGAGTCAATATTGTAAGTTTGCTAAGGTATTGGCATGGTATGGCAGGTGCTCATGATAACCGGTTGCAATTCAATGAGTCTTTTGAAGCCGTCATTCTTTTCGTTAACGATAATATCTCTTGGTTCATTGTTGTCACCGAAATCATTTGTTATCAGCACTACAATCTCAAAACTAGATGTGTGTTATACTACCGCCCGTTTGTTCTTTCTCCGAGTAAATATTTACCAAATCAATGAGGCTTTTAACCAATGACTCATCTTATCTGTCATCATTGCCCTGTGTACCTACCAAAGTAGAAATACGATTTCTGGTTTCATCCCGCGTATCATAGAAGTACATCTGCGGATACTTCAGTTGCCCTTCTTTGTATGTCAGGAAAATGTCGACAATTAATCGGTCATCTAGCCAAGTTGGGTGCGACCTTTGTAAGGAAGGACATTAATGTCCTGAACATCCAGCCACCGGGTGGGCatcataatgttaaaaaaaaaaacagcttaGCATGTTGACATCATCAAGGATAGGGAATTTGCATAAATTCATGTTGAGGGTTAGAGTTCGTTATCCCTAAGTGTCACACCCATGCCCAAGGTGGGCCCTAGCGGAGGGTGACTTCTTGAGATCACAATCACAAATTATAACAAACGACCTCTAAATGAGACGTTTTGaaatattattgatataaaaccAAGATCTTACATGAAGTGTACAAAATTTATTCTAGAGATTTTACAACATGATTAGTTTAATGAAAATGCGCTTCAAAATCTTCGTTCTTTAGTGAATGCATATGTCACTCTTAGAGTATCTCCATTGATCTACCTTAGTTTCCTGTGAATACACACTAAAATACGTCAACAAAAATGTTGGTGAGCTCGTAGGTTTTTACCATAAACGTtcacatggatcacaagatttcattttttgtataatatcacATGATATAAAAAGACCAATAGTTTCGAATGTTATGCCTTGAATGTCAATGCCTTAACCATTGCTACCCCTTTAGTTTGTGTTTCACTCCAACACTGtagtttcaaatattatatgtcCGTTTAACCTAGCTAGCATGACTAGCCCGGACAGGGGTGTCAACCCCGATAGTACTATCCATAATATTCGCGCATTTGTTTCACGGCTCAAGTTAACAAGGGGCTTTCATGAGTGATTGTATACATAGCCATACACAAACTATTAAAAGTACTTGTGTCCATAAAATTGAGCAGTGTATTCTCACcccaaattataaaatatttaaaatgatGGGCTATGAGACTCACCTTGCAATAATGTCGAACGCCTGAACCTGGTAATAACGTCTAATGGATTCTCGAGCACTGGGTATGTCTACGAACGCCTAGACCTTTGTAGATGAACACGGGTTTCATAAATAACTTGAACGGACTCGAAATGTACTCGAAATATCCTTACTGTTATTCCACTAGTGACGCAGATGATCATACGTACCAACTAGAAGTAAGCTTATGAATTTATTACTACTCTCACACCCATGATCACGTGCCTCTATATATGTTGTTGTTTATCATTTTCCAGCCGCAAGCAAGAAAAATGGAGCGACGGAATGATAGTGTTTTGTTGATCATAATAAAATTGAAGGTACATTGCTTGAAGATCATATTCATTCAAGACTTTGATGCATGCACTTATTCTTACTTGAAACTTTTCTAGAGTGTTTATTCCATAAGAGGGAGATAGAAATATTGTTGGGTACATCTTGAAGTAAGATTATAAGCTCCTATTTATAGCACAAAGAAGAGTGGTGTTCCAAAATCGTGACTAGCAAGGAAGAGAAAAGAGAGGTACGTGTCTAGCTCCTAGATGTCCTTGAAGATGGAGGTGATCCAATAAGCTACTTGTTGTCCTTAGTTTGCGGCTGTTGACGCAAGGGAGAAAAGAAAGCAGATTGAAAATTTGCATTTTACTttcttttgtgtgtgtatgCATGTCGACAtcatagatagatagataactAATTAAATTAGTCTTGCAAGTTGATGAATCATTTAGTTAGCTTCTCgttatttctttctttcattttgttaTCTACAACATTTACaggataagaaaagaaatatgGTTATGTATTTTTACTTCTACCAACttgtattttatcatttttaatttgttggagTTTATTTGTACAAAAAGGGTAATTAAGTTTAAACATATTAGGAAAGTTTACTTCATGAGTTATAATATTAGATTTAATTTGTTGAAAAATGTTATGGTCTTGAGGCCTTCTATTGGTGCTTAGCCAAAGCAAACATGACATCTTCTCTATATTTGTTAATAATCAAGTTTTTCATGTACAATTAAAGGAGTTTGTGTGTATCAAAGGCTAAATGGTCGTAAATATTGGCTAGCAAAATGACAATTATTAGTTCTATCTAATTATATTCTTACATGATGCATATATATCTTTCATGAATAAATCAACTATTAAGACATATCTTATAtttgtaataaatgtatttagTTGGAAATAACTAACCAATGTTTTGCTAACTGTAAAATAAACATTTACTTCATTAAAATAGAATGTCTAAAAAAAACCCGAAACTTGCTAGATGTTATACTAAGACCCTAGCCTACAAAACCTCTACACTTTTCCATCCGATGTCACATTTAAATCAAATTACATGGAACCATTATAAACGGCAAAAATGGGGACAACATCATTAATGTGTTATAGATTGATAACATGTACCATCAATAAATTAGATATAAGAATGAATTTGTGAATAAATAAGGGATGAGTATcctgtaatgtaacaaactttgaatgaatgtctATAATTGGAAATAATTAAAGccgtgtgtattgtatgtaaacaactcgaaattaTGTTTACTGTATGTAAggaaacatacgtgacaaccatatatagtTGCCACTTGTTAGAttttgattggtcggatacattttctaacatacaataaacataatttcgagttgtttacatacaatacacacgactttagttatttcctattatagacattcgtccaaagtttgttacattccagaatACTTATCCCAACAAATAATTGCGTATCCTTTTATTATAACTTGAGCGCTATATAAATGTCTGATAACTTTAAGTTATTGTTTGTGGAACAGAAAGTGGACTTGTTTTCGTACCTTGTTGTTGCAAATTGCCCTGCTGTTTTTGGAGACAATGATTTTCATAGATATACTACTTTAGTCATTGCGAAATCTTTGGTTGCAATATATATCCTTACTAGTGCTTAGACTCGCGCGATGTGCTTGCAGTCGTAAGCAAATTTTCAAACTTTATTCTTTGAGCAATTATACACATAAGGAATTAGAAATATAATTGTGTAAGCTAATAACATCATAAATAGGAAGATAAATTACAATAGTGTCGATTAGAGATCCATGTGAACATAACTTTACCATATaactaaacataaaaaaaaccacaaactacatacttaaatattaatttgttaAGTTGACTTCATGCTTGATTTCTTTTGTTTCATTGACTTGGCTACATCTTTATGTGAAATTTAATCTTCTTGTATACCAGAGACATTATTGCAAGAAATGTTGGATTATTAGATTCATTTCCAACTGCATAAATCTCATCTTGTGGAATAAAATTGGCGCATAAATGGAAGACGGATTATATTGATTCAAAATGATATCATATATGGTACGGGGATATATAATAGAAAGAATTGGGATTTTGGGACTTATGCTCATCCCTACACCTTAATGATAAAAATGCCCGAACGTGGGAGTTGGGACGACAATGCCAGAAATTTCAGTTTAAACAACCCTTCAGagaaaataaaaggtaaaattaaaaacttagtAAACAGACAAATCCCAATTGAAATGTTTCAAGTGCAATTGAAATTCCTAGTATAAAACGACTTACTAAAGATGTTACTTGTTAGATATAGGTTGACAAATCccaattgaaatattttaagtgCTTTTAATTCATAACCCTATAGCAACCTCCTCCTCCccttcctcctcctcctcctatatcattttaaatatatgatgtcataataaattttcttttctttcaaaaactatttttatatttgcccccatgtcatttttttttcttttcattttttaaccttactttttttaattaatacgaaAAACGATCGACTATATTCtaactatttatttttgtattcatatctaccattgatttatgatatattttttttaatcttttcatCACCCTAAccggttttatatattaatgtttatctCTACAGGTTTACAAGTATGTTATTATctcaatatcaaattataatgtattgacaacaaattacatacataattcaatatatttttttgtttttaatttttaattaagtggcccgggttaaacccgggttgattagctagtgtATTGAAAAcgtattatttttctttttaatttattctttttgttaatGTCTTGTTTAGATTAGTATAACGGTATTTATGttattgtatatttatttactttaaataaaatatattattttaaaataaaaagccttgtgtttttaaataaataaaagtgggCACCCAATGATAGATGAATTGTTAAGAGGAAAAATAGTAGGGGAAAAAAATGAGAAGGTGATGCTAATGTGGCACGAAAAAGTGTAGGTGAAAAGATGAACGGTTACGAATGGTCTTAGACTAATTGGAAAAGGTCGGTTAAGTTGCTAGGTGATAATGGCGGCCTGTTATTACATATAGGTGAAGAGGCCGAGTGATAATATACCGGTGAATTTAATTACCGACTCATTTGTAGGGCCATGAATTGTCAGGAAGTTGACCAAAAATTCCCATATACTTTGTCATCTCATGTGAATTTAAATAAAGGTAGGAACCACATGGTAGATAAATGGTTAAGGAGAAAAATAGAAGGTGAAAGAGATAAGAAGGTGATGTTGATATGACGGAAAAAGTGTATGTGAAAAGAATGAACGGTTATGAATGGCCTTATTTTCTCTCTTGTCCCTTAAAATTACTCTATTACCCcccttttgttttttattttctccaTTTTGTCAAATGAGTAAATTTGtcatttaactttttataaagttGAATTATCACTAAAAATGCATGTGAGAATAATTTTAAATCTACTAATCCCAATGATAATCGCCCTCCCCTAACTCACCCCACCCCCCAATCCACCCCTATTGTCCCGAAACACCACAAACCAACCATTACCCCAATCTCTGATAACGCAAAATGATAAAGTCCAAAACACTAATATTGGCGTCAAGCTTGCGGAGTTTGCAAAActcttttaatgttaaaactatagtTTTTATTGCCACTAAAAGAGTATACAAACTCAATTGAAAGGTCTGAGTCTTTTACTATGTAGGATCCCTCGTTTTTCCAATTTAAATCTATGGTGAAAAAGAGAAATTTTCTTATGTGTTTGAAGTATGATCAAGGGGTCGGTAGATATGTCGTGTAACCTAGTTAATGTATCTGCTCTACAGAGATAAAAGGACTTTATGGGAGGGGTTGCTCTCTCACAAAGAATAAATAGATGGATTATGAGTGATGCTTTTGGTGACTTTAAAGAAGttaaaaatgaaagtgaaatgCAGAATTCTTTAGGCTTGTGCGCCAATTAAGTTCTAATGAAGTTAATCAATTCATTTAAGATATAAGAATGGAGGAAATATGGATCAAAGAAAGAAAGTTTACTTGCATCAGACACCCGGTGGGAGAAAGAGAAGCAGAATTGATAGTATCTTAACATTTGACAACTTCATCACACATTGGCCTCAAGTTAAGGTTTTCATTGTGCCTCAATATACATCAGATCACTACCCGATGACCATTGTCTGTGCAAAAGTTGACTATGGTTCTGTCCATTTAAGTTGTTCAATTTGTGACTTAATATCAAAGGCTTCAGCTTCAGCGATGCCATTGAAAACGTGGATGATGAAGTAACATTAAAAAATGTTCATAAAGATCGACGACTTATGAAATGGATAAGAAATGTGAAAAAGGAACTCATGAATTGGAGAAAGGTGAATAACAAGAGTGATGGAGAAACCAGATTGATAATTGAAGACATGTTGGGTCAATTGGATGTTATCGAGGATATAAGAGACCTAAATGTCGAGGAAAGGACAACCCAGGTTTGATTTAAAGATAAAGTTGGCAGCAATTAAGGAAATAATGGGAAAAAAACTTACAACAAAATGCTAGAATCAAGTAGACGGTGGAAGGGGATGAAAACACAGCATTTTTCCATCGTATCATGAAGCATCATGTTACCATCAATAGTATACATGGGCTTAGAATTGATGGGCATGAGTTATAGATCCCAGTAGTGTAAAAGGAGCACTCTTTAATTATTTTTCGAAGAAATATTCGTAAGGGGTGGTTCGTGATATGTAAGAAAAGTTTTAATAATTTTCCAATCATTCAAGAAATATAAAGATAATTCAAACAAGCATAAGTGTTTATATACTTATGTACTTCAAATCCAAACAAGAAATATAAAGATAATTCATGTtcaatgtatataaataaagtaaaaaatataagaTAGGATCAACCAGATGCTATTGAATCATAAAGATGGTAGAACTTTTTCAAATCCGTTTGAAAAACACAAAGAAGCTCTAAAATCAACCTAGAAGTGATAATGTGTGGCTAGGATGAGTTATGGACCAAGTATTTATGGTTTATATAAACGCCCGTGTTGATCGACCTTTACGAGCGGTGCTCGTGAGAGGATACAAGTGCCGCTCGTTCGCTCGTAAACCTTCTGTTCCAAAGGAATGGTGTTGGTGATAAATTTGAGCGGGATTTGTCTTCAGCTTTAACACGAAAGTTAAAGATATTTCTCTCGCGGTTCCATGTCCAACTCACTCCTCATAAACGAAATTCAGATGAAGAAGTTATTCCCAAAATACAAAGACAACATCGTATGCTTCACATTGCCTTCAATTCTTTGGCTAATGTTAGAAGCCTTTCAGATCTGCTTGAAAAACCTCAAAGAAGCTCTAAAATCGACCTAGAAGTGATAATGTGCTGTTGTAATGAGTTATAGGCCAAGTATTTATGGTTTATATAAAGGCCTGTGTTGATCAACCTTTATGAGCGACGTTCCTGGGAGGATACAAGCGCCGCTCTTTCGCTCGTAAACCTTTTGTTCCAACGGAACGGTGATGGTGATAAGTTTGAGTGGCATTCGTCTTCAGCTTTAACACAAAGTTGTAGATATTTCTCTCGCAGTTCCATGTCCACCTCACTCGTCAGAAAGGGAGTTTGGATGAAGAAtttatacccaaaataaaaAGACAACATCATATGCTTCACATTGGCCTTTAATTCTTCATGTTCCACTTGCTAGTCTTCGTTCTTGATCTCTTTAATTCTCGTGGCTTCAAGTTGATTTAAGGCGCTTACCCCTGCTTGCATGCTCTGTGAACCTACAagaatatttcatttcattatgCATCAAAAGTTCACTAATCCAACtcatatttacattaaaaatgACCAAAAGATATGAGGGAAAACCTTAAACAACTCACTCATTGGTTCAACACATGCATATAAAACGATGGTTGAATATGGCGGTACTTTCTTGTTGcatgaatatataaatagacTCATGGGTTGTATATGTCTATATCGTCATCGGCGTACATTCTTATTAATCCATATGCTAATTTAGTTGGATAGCAGGTATAATATccatttgtttttgataaaagTGTGGCATGTGGAGGATTTTGTTAGTGAATCATGTTTCCACTTCAAGCATCCCTTACCTACTTCTTTCACTTCCTCCAATTCTACTTCTCAAACCTTCTTTATGTGTGTGATTTCTCATTTTCTTCCAATAGATAAATCATTCATgggataataataacaataatctcCAAATTTTCTAACAATTAAATTGGTGGGTTGAGACGTTGagttgtatatgtatatatgggtCGACATTTTACAAGGAAAAAGGGAAAGGAAGAAAAGTTGGTGATTATTTATCTTTATCATTGTTGGTATCTTTCCTAGGTATGATTCTTGTTTCATCTTGTTAATTATAATTAGGGTTCATGCATTCACTTAATTTGGGGTTTTGATGAAATggataaattaaattatttacaatttagggttcttgaattgataagaattgggggtttttcttaaaatgggttatttacttaaaatcaaGCTAGGGTTGATGATAATTGATAAATTGGGGATTTTTAAGTGAGATGGCTCTGTTGTAATGTTTTTCTAAATTCTTGTTTTTAATGAAGCATATTGATATGTGGTTGCATGAATATTTTGATAAAGTgtttttagtgatttttatgGCCAAAGtaagaaaatgaagattttgagtAGTAATGTAGTATGAGTGTATGACCATATAGAATTAGTTATGAAAAGATGGAAAGAATGATTTTTGAGTAAAATGTCGTATGGTCATATTGAAGAGATAATGAAATGATGATTTTTGTACTAAAATGAGTTATGGCCATGATGTTGTAAAAGTAAAATGAGATCTTGAAATAAGCCAACTTTAGAGAATGATGAAAATGTGAATTATGTAAAAGTTGGATTGGGCATTGAGATGCTAGTAAAGATGGTAAAGTATGGCTTGTTAGCATTGTGTATGAAGTAATTGAGCTTGATGACcttatatgtgtaaattgtgaatTATTGCTAGGTGGAAAGCAATATGATGGTTATGTGGTAATCATGGATTTGGTTGTCGTAAAGGatgtgagtactcttgcatacgaTTATAtgtacgttgggtcaattaccatatgatggtggatttcgtgtgtggtaatcgatttggcgttagggcctaatATGATGTCGGGACCTAAGAATCCCATAGTTGaattgagatgaggcctaagaacctcctgagattattgtttagcgtatatggatccatgtatgtttggttagcgcaaaggtgagtatgcaagtgatggtttgatgatgtcattggctacatgtgatagtccgttgtgtttttgccctccttcgtgtgtataaGCGTATGCAATAGTATTCACTAAGATTTGACTTAtccttttagttgtttaccctttttataggtcgTCCCGGATGTGGAACAAGattttgtgcttgaaaaattaTGATGATATGAATTGTGGAAATGTTGACTTTTACGGTAAAAATTGATTTATGGCTAGAACCCTTAGTGACTCCTTTGGACTAATAGCTCTTGGTACATAATGCCAAATCTTGCATAATGCTAAATCTTGCATTGCTTATGGAATCAAGTTGTTTTTATGTTGCATCAGGGACTGGTGGAGAAGAGGCTTCTCTGTTTGCAATGGACATCTTCAAAATGTAATTTCTGGATATTTGTTTTATCAAGATATTAAAATGTTCTCTAAATTTCTGATCCCTGATGTTTAAATCATACCAGGTATGAAAGATACTCTCAGAAAAAAGGATGGAGGTTTGAGGTGGTAGATGTCACAGACTCAAATATGAAAGGATTTAAGGTCGGTTACATCTTATCGGATTAGGTTATATTgacataaacataaaatttgagtAATTTAAATGCATAATGAGTGTATCTTGTTTTGTTGGCAGGAAGCAAGTGCTGCAATATCCGGGGCGGATGTCTATGGAAAACTGAAATTCGAGAGTGGAGTGCATAGAGTGCAGGTTCTACTTCATTCTGAAAGTGACCGACTACTAGTATGAGGCACATTATATAGTAATTGGTTTTAATTTTGCAGCGAGTTCCCATTAATGAAAAGTCTGGACGTGTTCATACAAGTGCCGTGTCTGTTGCTATCCTTCCCCAGGCAGATGAGGTGATGAGTTGCTAAAATAGTTTTAATTCTGTTATCTAATTaatttggaaaatattttacaaGGCGTGTATGATTGATGATCCATATTTCTGGAGATTACTGAAGTGGTGTTTTGCAGGTAGATGTTCAACTGAGGAACGAGGACTTGAGAATTGACACATATAGGTCTGGGGGATCTGGTGGTCAGCATGCAAATTCTACTAATAGTGCTGTTCGAATCACCCATATACCATCTGGCCTCACAGTTGCCATACAAGATGAACGCTCACAACATATGGTAGGTATCTTGTTTTTAATAAGCTTACTGCTGCTATATACCCTTGGAAATCATTTTTGTTTCTCTTGGTTTGATGATAGAACAAAGCTAAAGCGCTAAATGTATTGTGCGCGAGACTGTATGAGATGGAGAGATGTAGAGTTCACAACAGTAGATCTAAGCTAAGATCAGATCAGGTATAGTTAAGCATGATTAGATGttgtataatattaaaattgttTCTTTATCAACTACATTTTGTCCGTTCCCTTAAAAACAGATTGGTAGTGGAGATAGATCTGAACGTATACGTACCTACAACTTTCCACAAGGGCGAGTGACGGATCACAGGATTGGCTTCACTCATCATTCCATCAGCGATATGATACAAGGAGAGAGTTTAGACTACTTCATCGATGCCTTCTTTTGCAGCAAGAAATGGATGCAATTGCAGACTTTCAGCGCCAGTAGTGGTTGATTTCCTTGTTACCAactctatatttattttacaacttCAAGCATATTGCTACCTGATGATTAAAATAGTTTTCTTAAAATAATCTAGTGAGCACTGATGATTTTGACGTGTATCTGGTAGTACTAGTAGTCACAGAACCGTACTTGTAAAGATATTTTCTGTTCATTCGTTCTTGCTTTCTTGCTCAAGACTTCACGTTGTATTATCCGAGTGAACCAAATTATGTTAGATAACCAACCACTCATTCAAGTAAATGGTCAAACATTTTAAGTGTAAAAACAACCAACACTTTGAAAAGTATAGAAAATTGAATTGGATGGTAGCGAATGCTGCATCATGCTATTCTTTTGAAACGGTAATGGATGCCATTGCAAACTTTATCGCTGTTGGTCCTTCAGTCCTTGCCAGTTGCCACCAACAAAacagttaatatatttaaaacatattGCGACCAACATACTTTTATTAATACTTGATGATAGTCATCATAATATTTCAATGAATGGTAGTGatattggttttgaaaataggtgttaaaaatatatttttaactgattaaagtacaaaaaagTATCTGGCTCCACTCTTCCCACTACCATTTCAGTCTCTAAGCAAAAACTGAGCCATTAATAGGTTATGTTGCACAAACTGAAATACTAAAAACTGATATCTATTCATCATCACTTTCGTCACTATATGAAACAAGCCCGCCAGTGACAGCATTTTGGATAGGCCTTGAAGGTATCTCTGTATCAGTAGTGCTAATAGTGGCAGAATGGTGTTCTGTCAAAATCTCTTTGCATTCATCAGAGTTGACCTGCTGATCTGTTCTTGGTTTCTTTGCTTGAGGCTTCACTTTTATAACTACTCCTACCGAACGTGCACGTGGTTTCTTCTCCGCGAATGCTTGTTCCTAGAAGCCAAATACACAAATGATTATTACAAGCCTGTGTAGGAATGCCACTTCAACAATGAATGTCAAAAGTTTGTGTCCCTACTCTACAATCAGTGAGTAATATCTAACAATCAACTCTAACCGGAGGTTTAGAAGAAACAACAGGTGTTTCCTTCAGTTCATGTAGAACGGCAGATCG
Coding sequences within:
- the LOC122592131 gene encoding LOW QUALITY PROTEIN: peptide chain release factor 1, mitochondrial-like (The sequence of the model RefSeq protein was modified relative to this genomic sequence to represent the inferred CDS: inserted 1 base in 1 codon); the encoded protein is MLNLALLMESSCFYVASGTGGEEASLFAMDIFKMYERYSQKKGWRFEVVDVTDSNMKGFKEASAAISGADVYGKLKFESGVHRVQRVPINEKSGRVHTSAVSVAILPQADEVDVQLRNEDLRIDTYRSGGSGGQHANSTNSAVRITHIPSGLTVAIQDERSQHMNKAKALNVLCARLYEMERCRVHNSRSKLRSDQIGSGDRSERIRTYNFPQGRVTDHRIGFTHHSISDMIQGESLDYFIDXLLLQQEMDAIADFQRQ